The window CAGGACGACACGGTGCCTGGTCCCCGTGGGGGGAAACACAGCACGATCAGAGCAGTGGGACGGCACGAAAGGGCAGGTTCACGGCATGAGCATCATCGGCTGGATCGTTCTGGGGCTGTTGGCCGGCGCCATCGCCAAACTCCTGCTGCCGGGCCGCGACCCGGGCGGCTTCATCGGCACGACCCTCATCGGCGTCGCGGGTGCTTTCATCGGCGGCTGGATCTCCGCCCGCTGGCTGGACCGCCCGATCTCCGAGAACTTCTACGACGGCGCCACCTGGGCGGCCGCGATCGGCGGTTCCCTCGTCCTGCTGATCGCCTACCGCATCCTGTTCGGCCACTCCCGCCGCTGAGCGCGCCCGTCGCACGCGAACCCGGGACCGGCCCGGGTTCGCGTGCGGACGATCACCGGTAGTTGACGAACTGCACCGCGAAGTCGAAGTCCTGGCCCTTGAGGAGGGTGATCACGGCCTGCAGGTCGTCCCGGCTCTTGGAGCTGACGCGCAGCTCGTCGCCCTGGACCTGGGCCTTGACGCCCTTGGGGCCCTCATCGCGAATGATCTTCGCCACCTTCTTGGCGTTCTCCTGGGAGATGCCCTCCTCGATCGACGCGAAGAGCTTGTACTCCTTGCCGGACAGCTGGGGCTCGCCCGCGTCCAGCGACTTCAGGGAGATCCCGCGCTTGATCAGCTTGGACTGGAAGACGTCGAGGACGGCCTTGACCCGGTCCTCGGAGTTCGCCTCCATCAGG is drawn from Streptomyces bottropensis ATCC 25435 and contains these coding sequences:
- a CDS encoding GlsB/YeaQ/YmgE family stress response membrane protein, producing the protein MSIIGWIVLGLLAGAIAKLLLPGRDPGGFIGTTLIGVAGAFIGGWISARWLDRPISENFYDGATWAAAIGGSLVLLIAYRILFGHSRR
- a CDS encoding YajQ family cyclic di-GMP-binding protein; translation: MADSSFDIVSKVERQEVDNALNQTAKEISQRYDFKGVGASISWSGEKILMEANSEDRVKAVLDVFQSKLIKRGISLKSLDAGEPQLSGKEYKLFASIEEGISQENAKKVAKIIRDEGPKGVKAQVQGDELRVSSKSRDDLQAVITLLKGQDFDFAVQFVNYR